GCAGTTTGTTAAAGTGCAATGCAAACAAATTCTCTAACAATCTCATGGCTACGTTCTCGTCCCGTCAGATCGCACCCTCCGTGACGTGACGGTGATGTCGTGCCTGAAGAAGAACCCAGACTTTAAATCTTTGTAGAACACGTTTTGGTGTTTATCTCCAGATAAAAGACGACACGAACGTCGGTTCTTCACAGTGTTCTTTATGTAGTAAGGACGAAGGAATCTGAAACTGTCCGTCTCTCTTCCTGCGATGAAGCGATTCAACATGTAACATTTACTTTTCCTATTGTATTTGTTGCTGTCCTGCAGGTTTGGGCTTATACAATTCTGTCCTCCTATTGGATGATTTCAAACACTTCGGTCAGAAACGTCTCTCGCCGACAGATTTGGTGTTGGGCATCTTTGGTTGCAGTGGCACTAAACCAGCTTCGGATAAAGTGAGCACATCACCATCAACTCACATGTcaaaagattgtgtgtgtgtgtgttagaagcCCAGCACATTATATGAGCAGTATCTCAGGCTCGCTCACGGCACAGTAGAGCATGAAGCCCATCTCGTCGATGTCGTCCTCGGTGAAGCCCTGCAGAAGATTCACTGCAGGTTTAAAGTAACTGGGCAGGAAGCCCGTCTCCAGGTAGCCAATCAGCTCTGTGATGGCCTGCTGGAATCTATCAGCGAACGCAgactctgaccaatcagactccTTCTCACTCATGTGCAGGATGAGGTTGCTGAGCTGTGCGCCGGTCAGTTTGTGGAGGGTGGGGCAGTTCCTACACACTGCCTTTAGCGTCTTGAGGCACTTCCTTCGAACGCCCGTCTCCCCTTCTGATTGGTCGAGGCTGGCCAGTCGAGCGGTTTCTCTGGTGTAGAAGCTCTGGTACCACACGTAGTCGAACGAGCCGGTGATTTCTGGCTGTGCCGTTAGCGTCATGTCCCCCAAGCGAACGGTCGGCAGAATGCTAATAAACAGCTGCTCTTCGTCAAAATGATGTCTACTTTCTCTTAGACCTTGTATTTCCAGCTTTAGGGCGGGAGACCCAAGCACCGGGCGCACCTCGCACTCCAGGGTTCCACTCAGTGATGGCCAGTTCATGGACTCTGTTATTGATTTGCGTAGTTGCTCAGCGATGAGCTGTGACGAGAGGTAGCCGCCGAGGAGGTGTCTGTCCCAGTAGCTCCGCCCACGGGGGAAGTACTCAAGGTTTTCTCGGCGTAACATGCAGTACTGAGGATGGCCAAGAAACGTGTCCTCTCCTGCTATCGGGGTCCACAGACTGGGttccagctacacacacacacacacacacacacacacacacacacacacacacacacacacataaaataacAGGTGGGTCAGGAATTAGGATACAAATATGATGtctaaacaaaccaaaaccacAGCGCTGCTGatttctcgattctgattggtcagcaggtgTTGATTCATTATCTGTAGCAGTGCCACTGAAACTAGtcacaagacaaatacagtataattcCTTTAGTCACATGGCAGACGCTGTACTTAAAGCGTTCTATCCGAAGATGCTTaacgtttatggaaggagtctccggtgccGGAGGTCCTGTAGATGTTCCCTGTAACCTTAAAGTTTGTGCTCTACAAAAGGACTGAGACCTGCTACCTGTAGTGGAACCAGCAGGCAGGCATGATCTGCCCTGACCACCTGCAGGTTGTCGAGCAGCGACCCCGCTAACGTCATCTCCCCCCGGGGCATGTCAGGGTGTTTGGAGAGCAGGAAAGCCTGGATCTCTGTAGCGATGTCTAGCGCCCTCTGTTGAGCTCGGGACACTTCGCCcgcggacagacacacacgtgttcGGTAATACTGCTCCAGTCGTTCTGAGAAGGTCGACACACACAGGTCTAACCGTCTGCGTGTCTGAGACACGTCTGAGCTGGGCTTCTGAGTCTGAGATTGGCTCTGAGTTGCAGACTGAGACAGGTcagctgggggggggggggagtgcgtggggggggggcagaacAAAAGGAGAAATGATTGTCGTCCATCACACTGCATACTGACCATCTGctttaaagtgaaatatatttattccacacacacacgtgcacccACAcgtgcacccacacacacacacacacacgtgcactcacacacacacacacacacacacacacacacacacacacacacacacacacacacacacgtgcactcacacacacatacacacacgtgcacccacacacacacacacacgcactcacacacacgtgcactcacacacacgtgcactcacacacacacacacacgtgcactcacacacacacacacacgtgcactcacacacacacacgtgcactcacacacacacacacacacgtgcactcacacacacacacacacacgtgcactcacacacacacacacacacgtgcactcacacacacacacacacacgtgcactcacacacacacacacacacgtgcactcacacacacacacacacacgagcactcacacacacacacacacacacgtgcactcacacacacacacacacacacacacgagcactcacacacacacacacacacacacgtgcactcacacacacacacacacgtgcactcacacacacacacgtgcactcacatgcacacgtgcactcacacacacacacacgtgcactcacacacacacacacgtgcactcacacacacacacacacgtgcactcacacacacacacacgtgcactcacacacacacacacgtgcactcacacacacacacacgtgcactcacacacacacacacgtgcactcacacacacacacacgtgcactcacacacacacacgtgcactcacaagtgcactcacacacacacacacacgtgcactcacacacaaacacacacacacaaacgcacacgtgtgcactcacacacaaacacacacacacacgtgcactcacacacacaccccctctggGACTGAACATGTCCAGCACACGCTCTACTTCAGACCTGTTTGTTGTGAGAAATTCTCAGCACTCCGTGTGCTACACACCTTTCTTGGAGGCTGCAGGAATTTGTTTTATCACCACACCCTCGATGCCTTTCTGCAGCAGTTTAGGGGAGGAACTGACCAGGCTTAGATCCTCCCAGCTGTCCGTCATCTTCTTCTCAGGATTCTCTTCGTCAGGAGGCCGACCGGCACGTTCGATCAGCTGGAACGTTTAAAATAAGTCAGCAGACAAGAAAACACTCCAGTCTTTGTGTTTTGGtttctcactaacacacacacacacacacacacacacacacacacacacacacacacacacacacacgtaattaAACATGACTAAATAATCATTAGTTCTCATTAGTTCACTAGTGCAGTTGAGAAACCTGCTGATTAATAACTTATTTACTAGTTTTCACACATTCACCTGCAGTAACGTCACCAACACGGTTATAAGGATCCTCACCTTTTTCACAGCTAATGTAGCGATGCCTAGGACGGCGACACCACCCACTCCGAGCACCAGTCGGGCGTTGGCCAGCAGGAAGTCAATGATGGCGCCGATTCCATCTTCACCCCGTCTTTTACTCGAATAATACATGTCTCTGTCTGCAACAGACCAAACATAACCAGCAAGATTCAGCAAAAATCACAGTACAGtgacatctacagtacagtgacacatctacagtacagtacagtgacatctacagtacagtgacatctacagtacagtacagtgacatctacagtacagtgacacatctacagtacagtacagtgacacatctacagtacagtgacacatctacagtacagtacagtgacacatctacagtacagtgacacatctacagtacagtacagtgacacatctacagtacagtacagtgacacatctacagtacagtgacacatctacagtacagtgacacatctacagtacagtacagtgacacatctacagtacagtacagtgacacatctacagtacagtgacacatctacagtacagtgacacatctacagtacagtacagtgacacatctacactacagtgacacatctacagtacagtgacacatctacagtacagtacagtgacacatctacagtacagtgacacatctacagtacagtacagtgacacaactacagtacagtacagtgacacatctacagtacagtgacacatctacagtacagtacagtgacacatctacagtacagtacagtgacacatctacagtacagtgacacatctacagtacagtgacacatctacagtacagtacagtgacacatctacagtacagtgacacatctacagtacagtacagtgacacatctacactacagtgacacatctacagtacagtgacacatctacagtacagtgacacatctacagtacagtacagtgacacatctacagtacagtacagtgacacatctacagtacagtgacacatctacagtacagtacagtgacacatctacagtacagtgacacatctacagtacagtacagtgacacatctacagtacagtgacacatctacactacagtgacacatctacagtacagtgac
This genomic window from Tachysurus fulvidraco isolate hzauxx_2018 chromosome 18, HZAU_PFXX_2.0, whole genome shotgun sequence contains:
- the mief2 gene encoding mitochondrial dynamics protein MID49 isoform X1, which produces MILEGEPFYFDRDMYYSSKRRGEDGIGAIIDFLLANARLVLGVGGVAVLGIATLAVKKLIERAGRPPDEENPEKKMTDSWEDLSLVSSSPKLLQKGIEGVVIKQIPAASKKADLSQSATQSQSQTQKPSSDVSQTRRRLDLCVSTFSERLEQYYRTRVCLSAGEVSRAQQRALDIATEIQAFLLSKHPDMPRGEMTLAGSLLDNLQVVRADHACLLVPLQLEPSLWTPIAGEDTFLGHPQYCMLRRENLEYFPRGRSYWDRHLLGGYLSSQLIAEQLRKSITESMNWPSLSGTLECEVRPVLGSPALKLEIQGLRESRHHFDEEQLFISILPTVRLGDMTLTAQPEITGSFDYVWYQSFYTRETARLASLDQSEGETGVRRKCLKTLKAVCRNCPTLHKLTGAQLSNLILHMSEKESDWSESAFADRFQQAITELIGYLETGFLPSYFKPAVNLLQGFTEDDIDEMGFMLYCAVSEPEILLI
- the mief2 gene encoding mitochondrial dynamics protein MID49 isoform X2, whose translation is MYYSSKRRGEDGIGAIIDFLLANARLVLGVGGVAVLGIATLAVKKLIERAGRPPDEENPEKKMTDSWEDLSLVSSSPKLLQKGIEGVVIKQIPAASKKADLSQSATQSQSQTQKPSSDVSQTRRRLDLCVSTFSERLEQYYRTRVCLSAGEVSRAQQRALDIATEIQAFLLSKHPDMPRGEMTLAGSLLDNLQVVRADHACLLVPLQLEPSLWTPIAGEDTFLGHPQYCMLRRENLEYFPRGRSYWDRHLLGGYLSSQLIAEQLRKSITESMNWPSLSGTLECEVRPVLGSPALKLEIQGLRESRHHFDEEQLFISILPTVRLGDMTLTAQPEITGSFDYVWYQSFYTRETARLASLDQSEGETGVRRKCLKTLKAVCRNCPTLHKLTGAQLSNLILHMSEKESDWSESAFADRFQQAITELIGYLETGFLPSYFKPAVNLLQGFTEDDIDEMGFMLYCAVSEPEILLI